A genomic segment from Coccinella septempunctata chromosome 3, icCocSept1.1, whole genome shotgun sequence encodes:
- the LOC123309756 gene encoding apoptosis inhibitor 5, which yields MDLGKLYEKYNILIDAKNNVSEHIQDYADAIEGARGGEKEKKLSTQILSKFFKHFPSLQIQALNAILDLCEDDDSMIRICAMKALPIMCKDSQEHLNKIVYILAQLLQLEDQEYNIASSSLKLIYKDFPQQVIKALFLFIQNSTDVNVREKCITFILKTLLTTPVNGSKEEIEDTIIEESKKLLTYANPEEFVIIMPYLISSKYGKTLSGANQLLDTIAEQMDLDQEFDPQETGSIEKLVMCTKYAITLFSPKCESNKFFIYLCDHVLPQWSSLDSLENSKDVKLQILRLLAEVSLHCGKLDNPSSHVVNIFSLLKSHMPPPPDTDETTLPSVDFTAVECLLFSFHRIARQCPDFLTHDAEVLRDFRARLLYFSRCAQGCKKVLNHTIATRVSLQSKDVEKMKMAPSILENIRALVKDLFYSPPIYKVSITLSFLKKAITPEPSVVKTGVTKRHIPITFDGEAGKGNKQIKTSRGENRIYQPPSGKFSSNSSFQSYDRSGRGRGHFRGRGRGNLNRNWRN from the exons ATGGATTTGGGAAAGCtgtatgaaaaatataatatactGATAGATGCTAAAAATAATGTGTCAGAG CATATTCAGGATTATGCCGACGCGATCGAAGGTGCTCGAGGTggagaaaaggaaaaaaaattatctacccaaattctttcgaaatttttcaaacattttcctAGTTTACAAATTCAAGCTTTGAATGCGATTTTAGATCTTTGTGAGGACGATGATAGCATG atacGAATATGTGCCATGAAAGCTTTGCCTATCATGTGTAAGGATTCACAAGAACACTTGAATAAGATTGTGTATATTCTTGCACAACTTTTACAGCTGGAAGATCAAGAGTATAATATAGCTTCAAGTTCTCTTAAATTGATATATAAGGATTTTCCACAGCAAGTAATCAAGGCTTTGTTCCTATTTATACAAAATAGTACTGATGTAAATGTGAGAGAAAAATGTATAACTTTCATTCTCAAAACTTTATTAACCACACCAGTGAATGGCAGTAAAGAGGAAATTGAGGATACCATTATTGAGGAGTCAAAGAAACTATTGACG TATGCAAATCCTGAAGAATTTGTAATTATTATGCCATACTTAATTTCATCCAAATATGGAAAAACATTATCAGGAGCCAATCAGCTTTTAGATACAATTGCTGAACAAATGGATTTAGATCAAGAGTTTGACCCTCAGGAGACAGGAAGCATAGAGAAGCTAGTTATGTGCACAAAATATGCAATAACTCTATTTTCG CCCAAATGCGAGTCCAACAAGTTTTTCATATATCTCTGTGACCATGTACTACCTCAGTGGAGTTCTCTAGATAGTTTGGAAAACTCTAAGGATGTGAAGTTACAAATTTTGAGGCTATTAGCAGAAGTATCCCTTCATTGTGGAAAGCTAGATAATCCATCTTCACATGTagtgaatattttcagtttattgaag TCGCACATGCCTCCCCCGCCAGATACAGATGAGACAACGCTGCCATCTGTCGATTTTACTGCTGTTGAATGCCTTCTATTCTCTTTCCACCGAATAGCTAGACAATGTCCAGATTTCTTAACACATGATGCTGAAGTTCTGAGGGATTTCAGAGCTCGTTTGCTCTATTTTTCAAGATGTGCTCAG ggtTGCAAAAAAGTATTGAACCACACAATTGCTACACGTGTGTCACTCCAGAGTAAAGatgtagaaaaaatgaaaatggcgCCATCCATCTTAGAAAATATAAGAGCTCTTGTCAAAGATCTATTTTACAGTCCGCCAATCTACAAAGTATCTATaacattgtcatttttgaaaaaggcaATAACTCCTGAG CCATCAGTTGTGAAGACTGGAGTTACCAAAAGACATATACCTATAACATTTGATGGAGAGGCAGGTAAAGGAAACAAACAGATAAAAACATCTCGTGGGGAAAATAGGATATATCAACCACCCAGTGGAAAGTTCAGCAGTAACAGTAGTTTCCAGTCCTATG ATCGTTCCGGTAGAGGCAGAGGCCACTTCAGAGGAAGGGGACGAGGTAATTTGAACAGGAATTGGAGGAATTGA